The segment GAATACATTCTACTAACAAAATGCTGTTGAATCTGAGACACATTATACACATTGTAACCTTTGGCTtacaaatgttatttaaatatttaataaagttttatAGTGTTTGACTGAGTTTACCTAGTGTGAAAATATTGTCCTAGCTTGACCCGACCGCATTATTTGAGACCTTTATgcaaatataaaacaataaaacaatcaacattttttttttctatttttattttttattagcaaACTAACTTATGTCGTGAAACTAGTGCGTaatgaaatataataatagagCTTCATAATCAAAGGCCTACATTCTGTAACACTGGAATGTTAGCATAACACTAAGGCATTCTATGGAAAACAAGCTGGCTCCATCTGTTCAATATATCAATATCTATACGAAATGATAAAGTCTATAAATAACAATGAGCAGGTAAAACAATATCATTCAATGGAATAGTTTCCCACAATTCATAGAAGCAGACGATCAGAGAGTTCTATTCATActctataatgttttttaagAACATGACAAATAATGATccgaaacaattttaaaaatttaaatgaagGTTAAAATCATCTGGTAAAATGTTCTCTGTTAGGTATGAATGCAGTGGCGGACTCGGATTGCAGCAAAAGACACCCATTAGGGTGACAAGGTGTAACACTAGAGTGAACAAAAGATAATTTTTCGCAAAAGCAGGCAATTTGAGACAGTAGCGAGAATTCTCCATCTCATCTTGTGATTACCCACGTGACATgaagttttgtttcaaattctctgaaatagggtgttgttttgattttataataataataataatttaatttataatgtaGGCTAAATGCGCTATGATAACATAACTTAAACACGAGAGCTTGccagagctagccaggaaaaccagtgtcttggcagaatttaagtcattggttaatatgcatgactaaatgcatgacgcgtaggacgtaatcatcttcttttttgaagtaacgtctgtattatataagataagataagataagacgagagctaaaatgacaaactagggtaaaaagttttgaacagatagatCTTACTGTTCCTCTTGAACGAAGTGAAGcatgtctgagatcaatggggaatgagttccaaacctttgatcTATGttctgaaaaagcccgcagaccgtagatATTGAGAGACAAACGTGGCACGACAAGAGTCCACGGAGCGCTGGGCTCTCTGGTGGAcctatggagtgatcagttgaCTAAGATACAATGGCATTTCTTTGTAATAGATGACAAAGTATGGTCGAATTGTAGTCGATTCTAACATTCACTGgaagaaaataaagagagaagAAGCAGAAATGCGTCTTGTTTTCCGTACCAGCTAGCACCGCATTGCAGTTGTCAGGGCTGGAATAGTACATATGCCATAGAGAGAGTCTTCTCAATGACATTTTGACTTATAGCGTTACGCTCTTCATAAACATTTACCCGTCCTGCTTGACCATCACTTTATCAATAACTACATCTTAAGGCCACTAGCGCACTGTacggcagcggttctcaacctttttagctccgcGACCCCTTAATACAATTTTTCACTTGGCGGCGACCCCCCCAAACCATAAATTCTCATTCGTTTCATTTCAAGAAGTTTGCATAGGAACTAATCTTTATGATCGCTATTATGTTTATGTCTCAAGAAATAAACAGTAAATGTGAACACTTTATTACGTCTTTGGATTTCTCTATTTGGAGGCCTAATATTGGTGTATGGGTCAGATATCATATTTCCTAAATTGCCTGATTGATAAAATCAGAAgacatgtcattttttttctcctgtgAACAGTCTCGTTAGATAATGAAATTGCACTAAGTGTAGTTACAAATTTGGCTCCATTCATAACTCGAGCAATTTAACCCCTGGCAATATTAACTCTTCGCAATGGTGTGAGGTTTCATGGCTCTAGCAATGATGAGAGCCACCAAATAAAAAGCTTCAAGGGCTGCTATGTTTTAATTATGCTACTTGCCTCCTTGGTCAAGTCTGGATTTCTTGACTTTACCGAcctcaaaactaaaatactggATGTATTTATCCGCAAAGCTCGGAGGTTTATCTGCCTCGTACATACGGCAGAGAGAACTTATTTGTCACCACCcacttttttagtttattttatcgaTGCTTGACGATCGTTGTGTGATTATATCTAAGTCATGTCCCTATCCGCCATTACTACAAATGTAAATGCAGACCAACCATGGTGCACATACCAACCAGGGTGCACATACCAACCAGGGTGCACATACCAACCATGGTGCACATACCAACCATGGTGCACATATCAACCATGGTGCACATACCAACCATGGTGCACATACCAACCATGGTGCACATATCAACCATGGTGCATATATCAACCATGGTGCACATACCAACCATGGTGCACATACAAACCATGGTGCACATACCGTACACATACCAACCATGCTGCACATATCAACCATGGTGCACATACCAACCATGGTGCACATACCAACCATGGTGCACATACAAACCATGGTGCACATACCGTACACATACCAACCATGCTGCACATATCAACCATGGTGCACATACCATGGTGCTCATACCAACCATGGCGCACATACCAACCATGGTACACATACCAACCATGGTACACATACCAACCATGGTGCACATATCAACCATGGTGCACATACCAACCATGGTGCACATAGGCTTGG is part of the Biomphalaria glabrata chromosome 10, xgBioGlab47.1, whole genome shotgun sequence genome and harbors:
- the LOC129928585 gene encoding histidine-rich protein PFHRP-II-like yields the protein MQTNHGAHTNQGAHTNQGAHTNHGAHTNHGAHINHGAHTNHGAHTNHGAHINHGAYINHGAHTNHGAHTNHGAHTVHIPTMLHISTMVHIPTMVHIPTMVHIQTMVHIPYTYQPCCTYQPWCTYHGAHTNHGAHTNHGTHTNHGTHTNHGAHINHGAHTNHGAHRLGTTRSKRT